The following coding sequences lie in one Desmodus rotundus isolate HL8 chromosome 1, HLdesRot8A.1, whole genome shotgun sequence genomic window:
- the ERN2 gene encoding LOW QUALITY PROTEIN: serine/threonine-protein kinase/endoribonuclease IRE2 (The sequence of the model RefSeq protein was modified relative to this genomic sequence to represent the inferred CDS: inserted 2 bases in 2 codons; substituted 3 bases at 3 genomic stop codons) — translation MASVARGSDRLTMLGLRHWFLMAALLGTLAPQVKTLGPESLLLVSTLDGSLHALSKQTGDLKWTLKDDTIIQRPMYITETAFLSDPADGSLYILGTQKQQGLMKLPFTIPELVHASPCRSSDGVFYTGRKQDAWFVVDPESAETQMTLTSEALSTPLLYISRTXYTVTMHDPRTPDLLXATYCCYSAPLMDVSPGKYMSHLVSCGMGLLLTVDPGSGAVLWTQDLGVPVMGIYTWHQDSLRQLPHLTLAWDTLHFLILHWGHIRLPASGPQNTATHFSVLDIQLLMTLYVGKDEAGFYVSKAVVHTGMALVPRGLTPAPSDGPTTDEVTLQVSGEQEGSPSTAVRYPSGSVALPIQWLLIGHHKQPPVLHTTMLRVHPTPGSGTTETKPSKSIQSPALLLELLSLSREEPCNLELHPEEETSHSDPGLGAQDLLAASLTAVLLGGWILFLMRQVSPTPQPQVCLRQQQAPLAPTGPPAISQDALSQLSGTTPQDQKRLQSPSEQTQPPEDPEAEQLTVVGKISFNPKDVLGHGAGGTFVFXGQFEGRAVAVKRLLRECFGLVQREVQLLQESDRHPXFHCIALKFCPASWKEYVESPELDPWGLEPETVMQHLMSGLAHPHSLHIVHRDLKPANVLITGLDSQGXGRVVLSDFGLCKKLPAGRCSFSLCSGVPSTEGWIAPELLQLLPQASPTSAVDIFSAGCVFYYVLSSGSHPFGESLYRQANILAGAACQAHLEEEAHGKVVARSLFEAMLSPQPQTHPSAHQVLAHPFFWSRAKQLQFFQDVSEWLEKESEQGPLVMALEAGGSAMVRGNWHKHISVPLQSDLRRFRLYKGTSVRDLLRAMRNKKHHYRELPSEVRQALGNVPDSFVQYFTDCFPQLLLHTHHAMRSCASESFFLPYYPLASGAREPWPGAAGS, via the exons ATGGCGAGCGTGGCCCGTGGGTCGGACAGGTTGACGATGCTCGGGCTCCGACACTGGTTCCTAATGGCGGCTCTACTGGGGACTCTCGCGCCGCAG GTCAAGACCCTCGGTCCAGAGAGCCTCCTGCTTGTGTCCACCCTGGATGGTAGTCTCCATGCACTAAGCAAGCAGACAGGGGACTTGAAGTGGACACTGAAGGATG ATACCATCATCCAAAGGCCAATGTACATCACAGA AACGGCCTTTCTCTCAGATCCAGCTGATGGCAGCCTGTACATCTTGGGGACTCAGAAACAACAGGGATTAATG AAACTGCCATTCACCATCCCCGAGCTGGTTCATGCCTCCCCATGCCGCAGCTCAGATGGTGTCTTCTACACAG GCCGAAAGCAGGATGCCTGGTTTGTGGTAGATCCTGAATCAGCGGAGACCCAGATGACACTGACCTCAGAGGCCCTTTCTACTCCCCTCCTCTACATCAGCCGCACAT AGTACACGGTCACCATGCATGACCCCCGGACCCCTGACCTTC TTGCCACCTACTGTTGCTACTCAGCACCCCTCATGGATGTCTCCCCTGGAAAAT ACATGAGCCACCTGGTATCCTGTGGGATGGGCCTGCTGCTCACTGTGGACCCAGGAAGTGGGGCAGTGTTGTGGACACAGGACCTGGGTGTACCTGTGATGGGCATCTACACCTGGCACCAGGACAGCCTGCGCCAGCTACCCCACCTCACACTGGCTTGGGACACCCTGCACTTCCTCATCCTCCACTGGGGCCACATCCGACTGCCTGCTTCAGGTCCTCAGAACACAGCCACCCACTTCTCTGTCTTGGACATCCAGCTGCT GATGACGCTGTATGTAGGGAAGGATGAAGCTGGCTTCTATGTTTCCAAAGCGGTGGTTCACACAGGGATGGCCCTAGTG CCTCGTGGACTGACCCCGGCCCCCTCAGATGGCCCCACCACAGATGAGGTGACACTCCAAGTCTCAGGAGAGCAAGAGGGCTCACCTAGCACGGCTGTCAGATACCCCTCAGGCAGTGTGGCCCTCCCTATCCAGTGGTTGCTCATTG GACACCATAAGCAACCCCCAGTCCTGCACACCACCATGCTGAGAGTCCATCCCACCCCAGGGAGTGGAACTACTGAAACCAAACCCTCCAAGAGCATACAGTCTCCAGCTCTCTTATTGGAG CTCCTGAGCCTGAGTCGGGAGGAGCCTTGCAACCTGGAACTACATCCTGAAGAGGAAACTTCACACTCGGATCCAGGACTGGGAGCCCAAGACCTGCTGGCAGCCAGCCTCACCGCAGTCCTCCTAGGAGGGTGGATTCTCTTCTTGATGAGGCAGGTAAGCCCAACACCCCAACCTCAGGTTTGTCTTAGG cagcagcaggctccCCTGGCACCTACAGGCCCTCCTGCCATCTCACAGGATGCTCTGTCCCAGCTCTCAGGGACCACCCCACAGGACCAGAAGAGGCTGCAAAGCCCCTCTGAGCAAACCCAGCCACCTGAAGACCCTGA ggcTGAGCAGCTCACTGTGGTGGGGAAGATCTCCTTTAACCCCAAGGATGTGCTGGGCCACGGGGCAGGCGGAACTTTTGTTTTCTG AGGACAGTTTGAGGGGCGGGCAGTGGCTGTCAAGCGACTCCTCCGTGAATGCTTTGGCCTGGTCCAGAGGGAGGTCCAGCTGCTGCAAGAGTCAGACAGGCACC AATTCCACTGCATCGCCCTGAAATTCTGCCCTGCCTCCTGGAAGGAG TATGTGGAAAGCCCAGAACTGGACCCCTGGGGCCTGGAGCCTGAGACAGTAATGCAGCACCTCATGTCTGGCCTGGCCCACCCGCATTCCTTACACATAG TGCACCGGGACCTAAAGCCAGCCAACGTGCTCATCACGGGGCTTGAcagccagggctgaggcaggGTGGTTCTCTCCGACTTTGGCCTCTGCAAGAAGCTGCCAGCTGGCCGCTGTAGCTTCAGCCTGTGCTCAGGTGTCCCCAGCACAGAGGGCTGGATCGCACCTGAGCTCCTTCAGCTCCTGCCCCAAGCCAGCCCT ACCAGCGCAGTGGACATCTTCTCTGCAGGCTGCGTGTTCTATTATGTGCTTTCCAGTGGCAGCCACCCCTTTGGAGAGAGTCTTTATCGCCAGGCAAACATCCTTGCAGGGGCTGCCTGTCAGGCTCACCTGGAGGAAGAGGCCCATG GCAAGGTGGTTGCCAGGAGCCTGTTTGAGGCCATGTTGAGCCCACAGCCGCAGACACACCCCTCTGCTCACCAGGTGTTGGCCCACCCCTTCTTCTGGAGCAGAGCCAAGCAGCTCCAGTTCTTCCAG GATGTCAGTGAATGGCTGGAGAAGGAGTCTGAACAAGGGCCCCTGGTGATGGCACTGGAGGCAGGAGGCTCCGCCATGGTCCGGGGCAACTGGCACAAGCACATCTCGGTGCCACTGCAGTCAG ATCTGAGAAGGTTCCGGCTGTATAAGGGGACTTCAGTGAGAGACCTGCTCCGTGCTATGAGGAACAAG AAGCACCACTACAGGGAACTTCCAAGTGAGGTCCGGCAGGCCCTAGGCAACGTCCCTGACAGCTTTGTCCAGTACTTCACAGACTGCTTCCCACAGCTGCTTCTCCACACACACCATGCCATGAGGAGCTGCGCATCTGAGAGCTTCTTCTTGCCCTACTATCCACTGGCCTCAGGGGCCAGGGAGCCATGGCCAGGGGCAGCTGGGAGCTGA